From one Synergistaceae bacterium genomic stretch:
- a CDS encoding DMT family transporter: MKIKIDNFDNKPILYSATFLVILIWSITFISTKTLLKYFAPFEIIFFRYVIAYLVFWIIDPHPIMPKNFRDELRFIACGLFGVSINFMLENTALMYSTAANVSLIVSAAPMLTGIVAHFLIKEKLTPKFLIGCLLATSGVFLIVFNGRFILKLNPLGDLLAIFAALSFSIFSVTLKGIDSSYKATHITRKSFFYALLSLFPFLFTPLFKWKPSVFLIPEVYGHLLFLGLFASALCFLLWNQVIRKLGPVKANNFIYFSPILTMIFAAIILDEKITIYAIGGGFLILMGVYITQHQKLFN, from the coding sequence ATGAAAATAAAAATTGATAATTTTGATAACAAACCGATACTCTACTCTGCAACTTTTCTTGTAATTCTCATATGGAGTATAACTTTTATCTCAACGAAAACCCTATTAAAATATTTTGCTCCTTTTGAAATCATTTTTTTTCGCTATGTGATTGCTTATCTTGTTTTTTGGATAATTGATCCACATCCTATTATGCCTAAAAACTTTCGTGATGAACTTAGATTTATCGCTTGCGGTCTTTTTGGAGTAAGCATTAATTTTATGCTTGAAAATACAGCCCTAATGTATAGTACGGCTGCTAATGTTAGCTTAATTGTATCTGCAGCACCGATGCTTACAGGAATTGTTGCACATTTTCTCATTAAAGAAAAACTGACTCCTAAATTTCTTATAGGCTGTCTTCTTGCTACTTCAGGGGTCTTTTTAATAGTGTTTAATGGGCGTTTTATTCTTAAATTAAACCCATTGGGAGATCTTCTGGCAATATTTGCAGCTCTCTCATTCTCAATTTTTTCCGTCACTTTAAAGGGCATAGACAGTAGTTATAAAGCCACGCACATTACTAGGAAATCTTTTTTCTATGCATTATTAAGCTTATTTCCATTCCTTTTTACGCCGCTCTTCAAATGGAAGCCAAGCGTTTTTCTTATTCCTGAAGTCTATGGACATCTTCTATTTCTAGGACTGTTCGCATCAGCCCTTTGCTTTCTTTTATGGAATCAAGTTATCCGAAAATTGGGCCCTGTTAAAGCTAATAATTTTATCTATTTTTCTCCTATTCTTACAATGATTTTCGCAGCCATCATACTAGATGAAAAAATAACGATTTATGCTATAGGAGGCGGCTTTTTGATCTTGATGGGAGTTTATATAACGCAACACCAGAAATTATTTAATTAA
- a CDS encoding HAD family hydrolase has translation MTNLDRPDSLIFDVDGVLLNVEKSFPEVIRLCVLEGWEKFCGGVSDGIGYTKEHERILKRHIAFNDDYDIAWTLLTMSAYENNLSLSKSFPSPQKLQKELTSFSGTVPGWVLSKYGELVSRLEVRKYCNNLYCGTETREGLYNLETPMLSCHWKELPLPVAIYTGRNLIEFELAKKSLSWQDFPVEHVIHYDTGIKKPSSEGLEVLCSKMNSSNPYFFGDTASDMISQAAFGRGKFIAIGDLLPEVELSFPSTEEALKALLINL, from the coding sequence TTGACTAATTTAGACAGACCAGACTCACTTATATTTGATGTGGACGGCGTTTTGCTAAATGTAGAAAAATCCTTTCCAGAAGTAATTCGGCTCTGTGTATTAGAAGGATGGGAAAAATTCTGCGGAGGAGTCTCAGATGGCATAGGATACACAAAAGAACATGAGCGCATCTTAAAAAGACATATTGCTTTTAACGACGACTATGATATTGCATGGACTCTTCTTACGATGTCAGCCTATGAAAACAACTTATCCCTCTCAAAAAGTTTCCCCTCTCCTCAAAAGCTGCAAAAAGAATTAACCTCTTTTTCTGGTACAGTTCCCGGCTGGGTCTTGTCAAAATATGGAGAATTGGTTTCTCGGCTTGAAGTTAGAAAATATTGTAATAACCTTTATTGCGGAACCGAAACCAGGGAAGGTCTTTATAATCTCGAAACACCTATGCTCAGTTGCCACTGGAAAGAACTTCCTTTGCCCGTTGCAATATACACCGGACGTAATTTAATTGAATTCGAATTAGCAAAGAAAAGTCTCAGTTGGCAAGATTTCCCTGTAGAACATGTAATACATTATGACACTGGGATCAAAAAACCTTCATCAGAAGGGTTAGAAGTTTTATGCAGTAAAATGAACTCTTCAAATCCTTACTTCTTTGGCGATACAGCAAGCGATATGATATCCCAAGCAGCTTTTGGCCGCGGTAAATTTATAGCTATAGGGGATCTCTTGCCAGAAGTTGAATTAAGCTTTCCGTCCACAGAAGAAGCATTAAAGGCCCTTTTGATTAATTTATAA